A genomic stretch from Pontivivens ytuae includes:
- a CDS encoding trans-sulfuration enzyme family protein: MTDRPTQLKLAPETRAAQALHYIHPMHGAVVPGIEPASTFARDADYAPMGDAVYARDGGPTTQHAEAVLADMEGAAAAMAFTSGMSAVVCLLETLEAGDHVVCPVVGYHGTIGWLHRMAEKRGVKATFYDATEPGALEAAVTPGTKLAWIETPTNPNWDVTDIAHAAEVAHAAGALLAVDCTVAPPCTTKALELGADIVFHSATKYLNGHSDITAGVLAVTETGALWDEMRMIRTLQGTALAAFEAWLLIRGMRTLHLRFERASESALAIARHFEGHPGVEAVLYPGLESHPGHEIARRQMTGGFGGMLSLLARDEAAARTIATSTQVFLPATSLGGVESLIEHRIAVEGPHSVVAPNLLRLSVGIEAVSDLIADLEQAIERAS; encoded by the coding sequence ATGACCGACCGCCCGACCCAGTTGAAGCTCGCGCCCGAGACGCGCGCCGCCCAGGCGCTGCATTACATCCACCCGATGCATGGCGCGGTGGTGCCGGGGATCGAGCCCGCCTCGACCTTCGCCCGCGATGCGGATTACGCGCCGATGGGCGACGCGGTCTATGCGCGCGACGGCGGCCCCACGACGCAACATGCGGAGGCGGTTCTGGCTGACATGGAGGGGGCTGCGGCGGCCATGGCCTTCACCTCCGGCATGAGCGCGGTGGTCTGCCTCTTGGAGACGCTGGAGGCGGGCGATCACGTCGTCTGCCCGGTGGTCGGCTATCACGGGACGATCGGCTGGCTGCACCGGATGGCGGAGAAGCGGGGGGTAAAGGCCACCTTTTACGACGCGACGGAGCCGGGGGCGCTGGAGGCGGCGGTGACGCCGGGCACCAAGCTCGCGTGGATCGAGACGCCGACCAATCCGAACTGGGACGTGACCGATATCGCCCATGCGGCGGAGGTGGCCCATGCGGCGGGCGCGCTGCTTGCGGTAGACTGCACCGTGGCGCCGCCCTGCACGACGAAGGCGCTGGAGCTGGGGGCGGATATCGTCTTCCATTCCGCGACGAAGTACCTGAACGGGCATTCGGACATCACCGCGGGCGTGCTGGCGGTGACGGAGACGGGCGCGCTGTGGGACGAGATGCGGATGATCCGCACGCTGCAGGGCACTGCGCTCGCCGCCTTCGAGGCGTGGCTGCTGATCCGGGGGATGCGGACGCTGCACCTGCGCTTCGAACGGGCGTCGGAGAGTGCGCTCGCGATCGCGCGGCATTTCGAGGGGCATCCGGGGGTGGAGGCCGTGCTCTATCCGGGGCTCGAGAGCCATCCGGGCCACGAGATCGCGCGGCGCCAGATGACCGGCGGCTTCGGCGGGATGCTCTCGCTGCTGGCGCGGGACGAGGCGGCGGCACGGACGATCGCCACCTCGACGCAGGTGTTCCTGCCCGCAACCTCGCTGGGCGGGGTCGAAAGCCTGATCGAGCACCGGATCGCGGTGGAGGGGCCGCACTCGGTCGTGGCCCCCAACCTGCTGCGCCTCTCCGTCGGGATCGAGGCCGTGAGCGACCTGATCGCGGATCTGGAGCAGGCCATCGAGCGCGCCTCGTGA
- a CDS encoding cytochrome P450, translating to MPSFAQSPREPGFVQDPYPAYAELRALGPLVRWEELDLIVAPRHAEVSALLRDRRFGRENPFPQPVPEHLEPFYAVDRLSMLEREPPEHTRLRGLVLRAFTSRRIAALGPEIAALSHELIDGLCDGDDLIARFCERLPVIVICRLLGVPEEKADDLLAWSHAMVAMYQVRRDAEVERRAVEATQAFSAYLRDYIERRRAEPRDDLISHLIAAEADGDRLSPEELIATCILLLNAGHEATVHALGNGVRTLLSKGLWRPHNPDTLTEEILRHDPPLHLFTRYAMEDVEVAGHRFAKGEQVGLLLASANRDPAVFADPGRFDPGRDAKAQVSFGAGLHFCVGAPLARLEMATALPILIERLPELALAAPPTFADRWHFRGLEALRVHL from the coding sequence CTGCCGAGCTTCGCCCAGTCGCCCCGCGAGCCCGGGTTCGTGCAGGACCCCTACCCCGCTTATGCGGAGCTGCGCGCCCTCGGCCCGCTCGTCCGTTGGGAAGAACTCGACCTGATCGTCGCGCCGCGTCATGCGGAGGTCTCGGCCCTATTGCGTGACCGGCGGTTCGGGCGGGAGAACCCGTTTCCGCAACCCGTCCCGGAGCATCTGGAGCCGTTCTACGCTGTCGATCGCCTATCGATGCTGGAGCGGGAGCCGCCGGAGCATACGCGGCTGCGCGGGCTGGTGTTGCGCGCCTTCACCTCCCGCCGGATCGCGGCGCTAGGGCCGGAGATCGCAGCGCTTTCGCATGAGCTCATTGATGGGCTGTGCGATGGGGACGACCTGATCGCGCGGTTCTGCGAGCGGCTGCCGGTGATCGTGATCTGCCGCCTGCTCGGCGTGCCGGAGGAGAAGGCGGACGACCTGCTTGCCTGGTCGCATGCCATGGTCGCGATGTACCAGGTGCGCCGCGATGCGGAGGTGGAACGGCGGGCCGTCGAGGCGACGCAGGCATTCTCCGCCTACCTGCGCGACTACATCGAGCGGCGGCGGGCGGAGCCGCGCGACGATCTCATCAGCCACCTGATCGCGGCGGAGGCGGATGGCGACCGGCTGTCGCCCGAAGAGTTGATCGCCACCTGCATCCTGCTGCTCAACGCGGGGCACGAGGCGACGGTGCACGCGCTCGGCAATGGGGTGCGCACGCTGCTGAGCAAGGGGCTCTGGCGCCCGCATAATCCTGACACGCTGACCGAGGAGATCCTGCGCCACGACCCGCCGCTGCACCTCTTCACCCGCTACGCGATGGAGGACGTGGAGGTCGCGGGGCACCGCTTCGCCAAGGGGGAGCAGGTCGGGCTGCTGCTCGCCTCCGCCAATCGCGATCCGGCGGTCTTCGCCGATCCCGGCCGCTTCGATCCGGGGCGCGACGCGAAGGCGCAGGTGAGCTTCGGCGCGGGGCTGCATTTCTGCGTCGGCGCGCCGCTCGCGCGGCTGGAGATGGCGACGGCGCTGCCGATCCTGATCGAGCGGCTGCCGGAACTGGCGCTCGCCGCCCCGCCCACCTTCGCCGACCGCTGGCATTTCCGCGGGCTCGAGGCGCTGCGGGTGCACCTCTGA
- a CDS encoding UxaA family hydrolase: MSQKPHLLVHDTADNVGVVVVEGLSAGTDMLCVVTHDNSDFRLTAKADIPIGHKVALKDLTEGDTVIKYGEDIGRMVGPAETGGHVHTHNCKTKRW; the protein is encoded by the coding sequence ATGAGTCAGAAACCCCATCTCCTTGTCCACGACACGGCCGACAATGTCGGCGTCGTCGTCGTCGAGGGCCTGAGCGCGGGCACCGACATGCTCTGCGTCGTCACCCATGATAACAGCGATTTCCGCCTCACGGCCAAGGCCGATATCCCGATCGGTCACAAGGTGGCACTCAAGGATCTCACCGAGGGCGATACCGTGATAAAATATGGCGAGGATATCGGCCGCATGGTGGGCCCTGCCGAGACCGGCGGCCATGTCCATACCCACAATTGCAAGACGAAGAGGTGGTAA
- a CDS encoding GntR family transcriptional regulator has product MSDAPLYLQVRETLISRMASGALKPGTALPSEFALAGELGVSQGTVRKALDTLAADNLVLRRQGRGTFVPEATTERALFSFFRLTGENGESLIPEPVTEEIRHRPAPARIAERLGLEKGAIMIRIRRTRALMGRVAALEDIFLDPALLPIGEEDGPLPNALYTHYQRAHGLSVTRAEDFMQAVGAPAKAAKALGLAEGAPLLLARRDAFDITDRVVETRESWFLTEGLGYGVTLR; this is encoded by the coding sequence ATGTCGGACGCACCGCTCTATCTTCAGGTCCGCGAGACCCTGATCTCGCGCATGGCGTCCGGGGCGCTGAAACCGGGCACGGCGCTGCCGTCGGAGTTCGCGCTGGCCGGGGAGCTGGGGGTGAGCCAGGGCACGGTGCGAAAAGCGCTCGACACGCTAGCGGCCGACAACCTGGTGCTGCGCCGCCAGGGCCGCGGGACCTTCGTGCCGGAGGCGACGACGGAGCGCGCGCTCTTCTCCTTCTTCCGGCTGACGGGGGAGAACGGGGAGAGCCTGATCCCCGAGCCCGTGACCGAGGAGATCCGCCACCGACCCGCCCCCGCACGCATTGCCGAGCGGCTGGGGCTGGAGAAGGGTGCGATCATGATCCGCATCCGGCGCACGCGGGCGCTGATGGGGCGGGTGGCGGCGCTGGAGGACATCTTCCTCGACCCCGCACTGTTGCCGATCGGTGAGGAGGACGGCCCGCTGCCCAACGCGCTCTACACCCACTACCAGCGCGCGCACGGGCTGTCGGTGACGCGGGCCGAGGACTTCATGCAGGCCGTCGGGGCGCCGGCGAAGGCGGCGAAGGCGCTGGGGCTGGCGGAGGGTGCACCCCTGCTGCTCGCCCGTCGCGACGCCTTCGACATCACCGACCGGGTCGTGGAGACGCGGGAGAGCTGGTTCCTGACCGAGGGCCTCGGCTACGGCGTGACGCTGCGCTGA
- a CDS encoding UxaA family hydrolase: MFDASNMSVTAWRRENGRVGVRNHVIILPVDDISNAACEAVANNVKGTMALPHAYGRLQFGEDLDLHFRTMIGTGANPNVAAVVVIGIEPEWTKVIADGIRETGKPVAEFSIEQNGDFETIRAASWKAKEFVHWATELPKEECALTELWVSTKCGESDTTTGLSSCPTVGNMYDKLIPEGLYGVFGETSEITGAEHICEKRAATPEAAEKFMKIFQAYQDDVIFAHQTNDLSDSQPTKGNILGGLTTIEEKALGNLEKIGRECTYIDALGPAEAPEKGAGLYFMDTSSAAAECVTLMAAAGYVIHTFPTGQGNVVGNPIVPVIKISGNPRTLRTMSEHIDVDVTGVLTREMTIDQAGDALIEMIRRTANGRATAAEALGHREFVMTKLYRSA, from the coding sequence ATGTTTGACGCGAGCAACATGAGTGTGACGGCCTGGCGGCGGGAGAACGGCCGCGTGGGCGTGCGCAACCACGTGATCATCCTGCCGGTGGACGACATCTCGAACGCGGCGTGCGAGGCGGTGGCCAACAACGTGAAGGGCACGATGGCGCTACCCCACGCCTATGGCCGCCTGCAATTCGGCGAGGATCTGGACCTGCACTTCCGCACCATGATCGGCACCGGCGCAAACCCCAACGTCGCCGCCGTGGTCGTCATCGGGATCGAGCCCGAATGGACCAAGGTCATCGCCGACGGCATCCGCGAGACCGGCAAGCCCGTCGCGGAGTTCTCCATCGAGCAGAACGGCGATTTCGAGACGATCCGTGCCGCGAGCTGGAAGGCCAAGGAATTCGTCCACTGGGCGACCGAACTGCCGAAGGAGGAGTGCGCGCTCACCGAGCTCTGGGTCTCCACCAAGTGTGGGGAGAGCGACACGACCACCGGCCTCTCGTCCTGCCCGACCGTCGGCAACATGTACGACAAGCTGATCCCCGAAGGGCTCTACGGCGTCTTCGGCGAGACCTCCGAGATCACGGGCGCCGAGCATATCTGCGAAAAGCGTGCCGCGACGCCCGAGGCGGCCGAGAAGTTCATGAAGATCTTCCAGGCCTACCAGGACGACGTGATCTTCGCCCACCAGACCAACGACCTGTCCGACAGCCAGCCGACCAAGGGCAACATCCTCGGCGGTCTCACGACCATCGAGGAAAAGGCCCTCGGCAATTTGGAGAAGATCGGTCGCGAGTGCACCTATATCGACGCGCTCGGCCCGGCGGAGGCGCCTGAGAAGGGGGCCGGTCTCTACTTCATGGACACGTCCTCGGCGGCGGCGGAGTGCGTGACGCTGATGGCCGCCGCGGGCTACGTCATCCACACCTTCCCCACGGGGCAGGGCAACGTGGTGGGCAACCCGATCGTTCCGGTCATCAAGATCTCCGGCAACCCGCGCACGCTGCGTACCATGTCCGAGCATATCGACGTGGACGTGACCGGCGTGCTGACCCGCGAGATGACCATCGACCAGGCGGGCGATGCGCTGATCGAGATGATCCGGCGCACGGCGAACGGCCGCGCCACGGCGGCGGAGGCGCTCGGCCACCGCGAGTTCGTGATGACGAAGCTCTACCGCTCGGCCTGA